In the Salarias fasciatus chromosome 13, fSalaFa1.1, whole genome shotgun sequence genome, one interval contains:
- the LOC115399364 gene encoding uncharacterized protein LOC115399364 → MNYDFIHPTSVRSFGRSRTGRCTSAVRSLSWNQTLKPLIPSLCLVLLVVYGLADKLRNFVIGIFIPQYHYHYPVVLCFGQVLVSLLVLNLLHFLGLVPLKRYSRSLGEKLLLPAICSSIQDVMVMWLKASSLYSGVFLLALPLLPLVTVALSFALKTASPPSVHLSVMTAILSGTSVVITASRGFSHTEPLEYAYAPLALLLHGLSLTCLGKVSDAESRRPPEAQASAFDVYYTSLVNQGLVLGLLWLLHPDSLRRVLSRGSWNSLLFNGYLHAILLLGTLLSFLIGMSALCVSPFAAAVLHSAKQVLEPFFLLL, encoded by the exons ATGAATTATGATTTTATACATCCAACAAG TGTAAGAAGTTTTGGGAGATCGAGGACAGGACGGTGCACCTCAGCAGTGAGAAGTCTGTCCTGGAATCAGACACTGAAGCCCCTCATCCCCTCCCTctgcctggtgctgctggtcgTATACGGGCTGGCTGACAAACTCAGAAACTTTGTGATCGGCATCTTCATCCCTCAGTACCACTACCACTACCCTGTGGTGCTCTGCTTTGGCCAG GTGCTGGTGTCTCTTCTCGTGTTGAACCTCCTTCACTTCCTGGGTCTGGTGCCTCTGAAGCGCTACTCCAGGAGCCTCGGCgagaagctgctgcttcctgccatCTGCAGCAGCATCCAGGACGTGATGGTCATGTGGCTGAAAGCCAGCAGCCTGTACAGCGGCGTCTTCCTCCTGGCCCTGCCTCTGCTGCCCCTGGTCACCGTGGCCCTCAGTTTTGCCCTGAAGACGGCGTCTCCCCCCTCCGTCCATctctctgtgatgaccgccatCCTGAGCGGGACCTCTGTCGTCATCACCG ccTCTCGGGGTTTCTCTCACACTGAGCCTCTGGAGTACGCCTACGCCCCTCTGGCTTTACTCCTCCACGGCCTCTCTCTGACCTGTCTGGGTAAAGTGTCCGACGCCGAGAGCCGACGCCCCCCGGAAGCCCAGGCCTCCGCTTTCGACGTCTACTACACCTCGCTGGTGAACCAGGGCCTGGTGCTGGgcctgctgtggctgctgcacCCGGACAGCCTGCGCCGGGTGCTGAGCCGGGGCAGctggaacagcctgctcttCAACGGATACCTGCACGCCATCCTGCTGCTGGGCACGCTGCTCAGCTTCCTGATTGGGATGTCCGCCCTGTGCGTGTCGCCGTTCGCTGCTGCGGTGCTGCACTCCGCGAAGCAGGTGCTGgagcctttttttctgctcctgtAG